The Toxorhynchites rutilus septentrionalis strain SRP chromosome 3, ASM2978413v1, whole genome shotgun sequence genome includes a region encoding these proteins:
- the LOC129777065 gene encoding FACT complex subunit SSRP1-A, with the protein MSGNTFTKYTKYTVKELESYVSDPNACVQKLERTDYISVLPKHLGNIAEGVRTCLSQKIGTYDRRVDGVILAFKNTKVLSPLAAIRPNSSRLHVKIRADFYVFRPTNGSVIGGTVKYVSSNFLSAVIYRVFNVTIKLPSQKIQNISRGSDIRFIIKSFDMKSDLPYIEGQLIMNTHDKLSNGSIKKEKISNGDTPLNGCTPHVAQIIKPDVSQNTASILFSPEVKVKQEPKDDSESKNISQPSLVEEIRKPKKKKRKNKEVNGLLSDDEIDSSISAILKNFEQDIISSNETDASADVKPITNSSEPDPPASAQPPKKKKKKKEKETEMDELEAAILRKLAAELGESSSANPIDESNASDAKKAKKRKKKSKPSTDSGEDDDFEASIMSSILKCAAEAEGKSDSQPTRQKTTDKVKRKSVRFDDTIREVSFNTFDTSDLLDISQLAPPTLSSTLNHSI; encoded by the exons ATGAGTGGAAATACGTTTACAAAATACACTAAGTACACAGTGAAAGAGCTAGAATCGTACGTATCCGATCCGAATGCATGTGTACAGAAATTGGAACGTACGGACTACATTTCAGTGCTCCCCAAACATCTCGGCAATATAGCAGAAGGTGTGAGAACATGCTTATCGCAGAAAATAGGAACCTACGACCGCCGCGTAGACGGAGTTATTTTGGCCTTTAAAAACACCAAGGTGCTAAGTCCGCTAGCGGCAATAAGACCAAATAGCTCTCGGTTGCACGTCAAAATTAGGGCAGACTTCTATGTCTTCCGCCCGACGAACGGATCGGTTATCGGTGGAACCGTAAAATATGTATCCAGCAACTTTCTCAGCGCCGTCATTTATCGTGTGTTTAATGTTACGATTAAGCTACCTTCACAGAAAATTCAGAATATCAGTCGGGGATCTGATATACGTTTCATCATCAAATCGTTTGATATGAAGAGTGACCTTCCGTACATCGAGGGACAATTGATAATGAACACACATGACAAATTGTCCAATGGTTCTATTAAGAAAGAAAAGATATCGAATGGAGATACGCCACTTAACGGATGTACGCCACATGTAGCGCAAATTATAAAACCTGATGTTAGCCAAAATACAGCCAGTATTTTGTTTAGCCCGGAAGTGAAAGTGAAACAGG AACCAAAAGATGATAGTGAGTCAAAGAACATCAGTCAACCGAGCTTAGTCGAGGAAATCCGGAaaccgaaaaagaaaaaaaggaaaaacaaaGAGGTCAATGGTCTACTGTCAGACGACGAAATCGACAGTTCAATAAGTGCGATATTAAAGAATTTCGAACAAGATATAATAAGTTCAAATGAAACAGATGCATCTGCTGATGTAAAACCAATTACAAATTCAAGTGAACCGGATCCACCTGCTTCCGCTCAACCAcccaagaagaaaaagaaaaagaaggaaaaggaaacGGAGATGGACGAACTAGAAGCAGCAATTCTACGAAAACTCGCCGCGGAACTTGGAGAATCCTCTTCAGCCAACCCGATCGACGAAAGTAATGCATCTGATGCAAAGAAAgcaaaaaaacgaaagaaaaagagCAAACCTAGCACAGATTCAGGCGAAGACGATGATTTTGAAGCTTCGATAATGTCTTCAATTTTGAAATGCGCAGCAGAAGCGGAAGGAAAATCCGACAGCCAGCCAACCCGCCAGAAAACGACCGACAAGGTTAAAAGGAAATCTGTTCGGTTCGATGACACTATCAGAGAAGTCTCGTTCAACACCTTCGATACCTCGGACCTATTGGATATATCGCAACTGGCGCCACCGACTCTTTCTTCGACTTTGAATCACAGCATATAA